From Rhodococcus sp. B7740, one genomic window encodes:
- a CDS encoding aromatic-ring-hydroxylating dioxygenase subunit beta, translated as MTGGQAMQSATTTPDTSTDAQWDIRDVEAFIYREARLADEHNYDEWEGLWADDAIYWVPIGHGNEEDPGSDISVIFDHRRRISTRLKQLRTGHRYAQTPQSKTRRVISNAEIRSIDGNEATVEANFVIVEHRPRATEFWSGRVTYGLRRTEGSLMMFRKKVNLINSDEVLPTLAFLI; from the coding sequence ATGACAGGAGGACAGGCGATGCAATCCGCAACTACTACACCCGACACGAGCACTGACGCCCAGTGGGATATCCGCGACGTGGAAGCGTTCATCTACCGCGAGGCCAGGCTGGCGGACGAACACAACTACGACGAATGGGAAGGCCTGTGGGCCGACGACGCCATCTACTGGGTTCCCATCGGCCACGGAAACGAGGAAGACCCCGGTAGTGACATCTCGGTGATCTTCGATCACCGACGACGAATCTCCACACGGCTCAAGCAGCTTCGCACCGGACACCGGTATGCACAGACACCGCAATCGAAAACTCGTCGAGTGATATCCAACGCCGAGATCCGGTCGATCGACGGGAACGAGGCCACTGTCGAGGCCAACTTCGTCATCGTCGAGCACCGGCCCCGGGCAACCGAATTCTGGTCGGGTCGAGTCACATACGGTCTGCGTAGGACCGAGGGATCTTTGATGATGTTCCGTAAGAAGGTGAACCTCATCAACAGCGACGAGGTCCTGCCCACCCTCGCGTTCCTGATCTGA
- a CDS encoding enoyl-CoA hydratase/isomerase family protein: MTSTQMSGVGPDVQVAIDSGVGTVLLDRPSRMNSVTVSLAQQLEAALTELSTQEKVDVVVIRGAGGNFSAGGDFDEVKLLRSQGTDALANLFEAFGRALGVIEGMRQPVISAVEGVAMAGGFEMMQASDIVLVHPDVRVRDTHIRFGWIPGGGSTQRLPRIVGRQQALGHLLSGDTLDANDLVRLGIAYRILGASTFDTDIDAFALALAGRDRRAVARIKELVALSFTTCLGDGLAAERAAVVDHIAGPSGQAGVAAFEGRI; the protein is encoded by the coding sequence ATGACATCGACGCAGATGTCCGGGGTCGGCCCGGACGTGCAGGTGGCCATCGACAGCGGCGTCGGCACAGTCCTTCTCGACCGTCCGTCCAGGATGAACTCAGTGACCGTGTCGCTGGCGCAGCAGCTCGAAGCCGCGTTGACCGAACTCTCGACACAAGAGAAGGTTGACGTCGTCGTCATCCGCGGTGCCGGCGGAAACTTCTCTGCCGGTGGCGATTTCGACGAGGTCAAGTTGCTCCGCAGTCAGGGAACTGATGCACTCGCGAACCTCTTCGAAGCATTCGGACGCGCTCTCGGTGTCATCGAAGGCATGCGGCAGCCGGTCATCTCCGCCGTCGAAGGTGTTGCGATGGCAGGCGGCTTCGAAATGATGCAGGCCAGTGACATCGTTCTGGTGCACCCGGACGTGCGGGTGAGGGATACGCACATCCGGTTCGGTTGGATCCCCGGCGGCGGTAGCACACAACGACTCCCGCGCATCGTCGGCCGCCAACAAGCGCTCGGTCACCTGCTGTCGGGGGACACCCTCGATGCTAACGATCTGGTCCGCCTCGGCATCGCCTACCGCATCCTCGGTGCCTCCACGTTCGACACCGACATCGACGCTTTCGCCCTCGCCCTCGCCGGTCGAGACCGACGCGCGGTTGCTCGAATCAAAGAGCTTGTCGCACTGTCATTCACGACATGTCTCGGCGATGGACTGGCTGCCGAGCGGGCGGCTGTGGTCGACCACATCGCAGGACCGTCCGGCCAAGCGGGCGTGGCAGCCTTCGAAGGCCGCATCTGA
- a CDS encoding ferredoxin, translating to MKVHVDYQRCTGLGMCESLAPLFFEVNDDGDLELLKTDISQGELASVREAVAACPTEALRIESEAVES from the coding sequence ATGAAAGTACACGTCGACTACCAGCGGTGCACGGGTCTGGGTATGTGCGAATCGCTTGCGCCGTTGTTCTTCGAGGTTAACGACGACGGCGATCTGGAATTGTTGAAAACCGATATCTCACAGGGTGAACTGGCCTCGGTCCGTGAGGCTGTGGCTGCCTGCCCCACCGAGGCGCTCCGCATCGAGTCGGAAGCGGTTGAGTCGTGA
- a CDS encoding amidase family protein, whose translation MYGHGAQELPTGTAAGVPLFDLTIVETRYLLATGRLDARSYAAGLRRRTTEVVEFNTMTTTLPTPAPSGSHECSGPLGGIPLVVKDSIDVAGTDSTAGTPGLVGNTAVEDAEIVRRLVAAGGHVSGKNVMHELALGATSNNALHGPVRNPWNTSLTAGGSSGGTAAAVALGNAPAGIGTDTGGSVRIPAALCGVIGFRPSVGRYPAEGIVSLSHTRDTSGPIARSIEDILLLDSVLAQRPSIVARDTARGLRIGLTPAHGQDLHPDVEAAYERVRNTLAAAGVTFVDVDIDDIMNLTDTIAASIVWGEAADGLGGYLRSRGLPGIETVLAAVSSPDVRRVVAEGLGATTAHSYRRNLAVVGDLRHELANRMSSTNIDAFMFPTTPVVAPPLGQDDTIELNRRRVPTFSTIIRHGDLGGTLGLPGISIPVGLGATSALPVGIEFSSATGTDERLLASVASLAPHIIDLHRPSTIPAPLPARN comes from the coding sequence ATGTACGGTCACGGCGCACAAGAATTGCCGACCGGCACTGCCGCGGGTGTCCCATTGTTCGATCTGACGATCGTCGAGACCAGATACCTCCTCGCGACCGGCCGGCTCGACGCCCGGAGCTATGCGGCGGGACTGCGTAGACGTACCACCGAGGTGGTCGAGTTCAACACGATGACCACGACGCTGCCGACTCCCGCGCCATCTGGCAGCCACGAGTGCTCGGGCCCGTTGGGCGGCATCCCCCTGGTGGTCAAGGACAGCATCGATGTAGCCGGAACGGATTCGACCGCAGGAACCCCTGGCTTGGTGGGGAACACCGCCGTCGAAGACGCCGAGATTGTGCGACGCCTGGTGGCGGCCGGGGGACACGTCAGCGGTAAGAACGTCATGCACGAACTCGCGCTCGGGGCAACCTCCAACAATGCCCTCCACGGCCCCGTGCGCAATCCGTGGAATACCTCGCTTACTGCAGGCGGAAGCAGCGGAGGCACTGCCGCCGCGGTGGCACTGGGGAACGCGCCGGCAGGCATCGGAACGGACACCGGCGGTTCCGTTCGTATCCCGGCCGCACTGTGCGGCGTAATCGGTTTCAGGCCATCCGTGGGCCGGTACCCCGCCGAGGGCATCGTCTCGCTGTCTCACACCAGGGACACTTCGGGCCCGATCGCACGCAGCATCGAAGACATCTTGCTCCTCGATTCGGTTCTTGCTCAACGCCCCTCGATCGTTGCCCGCGACACTGCCCGTGGCTTGCGTATCGGTCTGACACCCGCACACGGGCAAGATCTGCATCCGGACGTCGAAGCTGCCTACGAGCGAGTCCGGAACACCCTCGCGGCCGCAGGAGTGACATTCGTCGACGTCGACATCGACGACATCATGAATCTGACCGACACGATCGCCGCTTCGATCGTCTGGGGGGAGGCCGCTGATGGACTCGGCGGATACCTCCGCTCACGCGGACTCCCCGGCATCGAGACGGTTCTCGCCGCTGTCAGCAGCCCCGACGTGCGCAGAGTGGTTGCCGAAGGACTGGGCGCGACCACTGCGCACAGCTACCGACGAAATCTCGCTGTTGTCGGTGACCTGCGCCATGAACTCGCGAATCGGATGTCGTCGACAAACATCGACGCCTTCATGTTTCCCACCACGCCGGTAGTCGCTCCGCCCCTCGGCCAGGACGACACCATCGAGCTGAACCGGCGCAGGGTCCCCACGTTCTCGACGATCATTCGCCACGGCGATCTCGGGGGAACCCTTGGCCTGCCGGGCATTTCCATCCCTGTCGGCCTGGGAGCCACCTCCGCGCTGCCCGTCGGTATCGAGTTCTCCTCGGCGACGGGCACCGACGAGCGCTTGCTCGCAAGCGTCGCATCCTTGGCTCCGCACATCATCGACCTCCACCGTCCCAGCACCATCCCCGCTCCATTACCGGCGCGCAACTGA
- a CDS encoding NAD(P)/FAD-dependent oxidoreductase gives MSVARRLVVVGASLAGLRAVEAARGDGFDGEIVLIGDEVHLPYDRPPLSKAFLDGAESAAFRTVEHLVDDLHVDVRLGSAATSLDLASRTVSMGSDAVEYDGLVIATGARARTLPSVGALGNVHGLRSVDDAASVRSALDAGARTVVIGAGFIGAEIASNARSRGLEVTIVEALPTPLVRAVGPVMGEALGRLHDANGVQLICGTGVESFIGTDTVEGVVLMDGRRLDADLVVVGVGSQPNIEWLEQSGLNLQNGVKCDATLWTGAPGVYAAGDVANWYNAATGTRQRLEHWTSAAEQGAAAGRNACNPQLSLPYSTVPYFWSDWYGNRIQFVGSPVCDDVVAVEGTPGEDQRWVALYRRHDTVVGALTVNAQSEIMKYRGLIGRAASWTEATAFADQRNAARRDRLSASSAVE, from the coding sequence GTGAGTGTTGCCCGCCGGCTCGTGGTGGTGGGCGCATCACTCGCCGGCCTTCGTGCGGTCGAGGCTGCACGCGGCGATGGTTTCGACGGCGAGATCGTTCTGATCGGCGACGAGGTCCACTTGCCGTACGACCGTCCTCCGCTCTCGAAAGCGTTCCTAGACGGTGCCGAATCCGCGGCGTTCCGCACAGTCGAGCACTTGGTCGACGACTTGCATGTCGACGTTCGATTGGGCAGCGCGGCAACGAGTCTCGACCTAGCGTCGCGGACTGTGAGCATGGGATCGGATGCAGTCGAGTACGACGGTCTTGTCATCGCGACAGGAGCTCGGGCGCGGACGCTGCCGTCTGTGGGTGCTCTTGGGAACGTTCATGGCTTACGGAGCGTGGACGATGCTGCTTCCGTGCGTTCCGCCCTCGACGCCGGCGCTCGGACAGTGGTGATCGGAGCGGGTTTCATCGGAGCTGAGATCGCCTCGAACGCCCGCTCGCGCGGACTCGAGGTCACCATTGTCGAAGCCCTGCCCACTCCACTCGTGAGAGCGGTGGGACCTGTGATGGGTGAGGCGTTGGGCCGGTTGCACGATGCGAACGGGGTCCAGCTGATCTGCGGAACTGGGGTCGAGTCGTTCATCGGTACCGACACGGTGGAGGGGGTCGTGCTGATGGACGGAAGGCGACTCGACGCAGACCTTGTTGTCGTCGGTGTCGGTTCACAGCCGAACATCGAATGGTTGGAACAGTCCGGTCTGAACTTGCAGAACGGCGTGAAATGCGACGCGACCCTGTGGACCGGCGCGCCCGGCGTCTACGCGGCAGGTGATGTTGCGAATTGGTACAACGCCGCAACCGGAACGCGACAGCGGTTGGAGCATTGGACGAGCGCTGCCGAGCAAGGTGCTGCTGCAGGACGGAACGCCTGCAATCCGCAACTGTCGCTTCCATATTCGACGGTGCCGTACTTTTGGTCCGACTGGTACGGCAACAGAATTCAGTTCGTCGGATCACCGGTCTGCGACGACGTCGTCGCGGTGGAGGGCACACCCGGCGAGGATCAGCGCTGGGTTGCGCTGTATCGACGGCACGACACTGTTGTCGGCGCGCTGACGGTCAATGCTCAGAGCGAGATCATGAAGTATCGCGGCCTCATCGGACGGGCTGCGTCCTGGACCGAGGCCACCGCATTCGCCGACCAGCGAAACGCGGCCCGCCGCGACCGGCTCAGCGCTTCCTCCGCTGTCGAGTAG
- a CDS encoding class I adenylate-forming enzyme family protein — protein MSTITERRAQLLDRYPTWTPRTLDAWLDEVAQVYPDRPFVITDERTSTYADVEARSRLLADGLTSLGVRPGDHVGMLMANYADFVPLKFAIARAGAVAIPFNYLYQRDELEYVLKQSHCSFLITMSSFSGLDYLAMLDDIAPGWAGSSKIGTPRAQGGELPALRHVAVYPTADDGRDDALTLDDIAELGRVHPGASNASTHGPMDIADLLYTSGSTGSPKGVLVTHDSVLRTGYASALSRAYEDGRRILFSLPCYHMFGYLEGLISTMYVGGAVIMHTSFHAERYLEAIEKHRATDVLCVPTMAVALIESPARHTYDFSSLGAMFCASAPAPVWLWKQLQNDFGITEVSTGYGMTETGGCMTITFPEDDLQLSIETVGRPKIAGAASRPGTDALCEYRAVDPDTGTALPAGVPGELASAGPTAMLGYFDKPAETSAALRDGWVFSGDLGLVSDDGYLRLTGRSKEVYKSGGELVMPKEVEDVIVQHDEITQAFAFGVQDDRWGEVGWVVVVTTPGSTIDSDGVIEHCKANLARFKVPRRVVFMDTDNLPKTATGKVQKFRLYDAVQGAL, from the coding sequence ATGTCAACGATCACCGAGCGGCGCGCGCAGCTTCTGGACCGCTACCCGACATGGACTCCCCGTACCCTCGATGCGTGGCTGGACGAGGTTGCACAGGTGTATCCGGACCGTCCGTTCGTCATCACCGACGAGAGAACTTCAACCTATGCCGACGTCGAGGCGCGATCGCGGTTGCTCGCAGACGGGCTGACGTCGTTGGGCGTTCGTCCGGGTGACCACGTCGGCATGCTGATGGCCAATTACGCAGACTTCGTTCCCTTGAAGTTCGCGATCGCAAGGGCCGGTGCCGTAGCGATTCCGTTCAACTACCTGTATCAACGCGACGAGCTCGAATACGTTCTGAAGCAGTCACACTGCTCGTTTCTGATCACCATGTCGAGCTTCTCGGGCCTGGACTATCTAGCGATGCTCGACGACATCGCACCCGGTTGGGCCGGCTCGTCCAAGATCGGTACACCGCGTGCACAGGGTGGGGAACTGCCAGCGCTTCGGCATGTCGCGGTCTACCCGACGGCCGATGATGGGCGAGACGATGCGCTGACGCTCGACGATATAGCTGAGCTCGGACGAGTCCATCCCGGCGCATCGAATGCCTCGACCCACGGACCGATGGACATCGCCGACTTGCTCTACACATCCGGCAGTACGGGATCACCGAAAGGCGTACTCGTCACGCATGACTCGGTTCTTCGAACGGGCTATGCCTCGGCGTTGTCCCGGGCCTACGAAGACGGCCGCAGGATTCTGTTCTCGCTGCCTTGCTATCACATGTTCGGATATCTCGAAGGCCTGATCTCGACGATGTATGTCGGAGGTGCCGTGATCATGCACACCTCTTTCCACGCAGAGCGGTACCTCGAGGCCATCGAGAAGCACCGCGCCACCGACGTTTTGTGCGTTCCGACGATGGCCGTGGCGCTCATCGAGTCGCCGGCTCGACACACGTACGACTTCAGCTCACTCGGTGCCATGTTCTGCGCATCCGCCCCCGCCCCGGTGTGGCTGTGGAAGCAGTTGCAGAACGACTTCGGGATCACCGAGGTATCGACCGGGTACGGGATGACCGAGACCGGTGGCTGCATGACCATCACGTTCCCGGAGGACGATCTCCAACTGTCGATCGAGACGGTCGGACGACCGAAGATCGCTGGGGCAGCGAGCCGTCCGGGGACCGACGCCCTGTGCGAGTACCGAGCCGTGGATCCCGACACAGGCACCGCGCTCCCTGCCGGGGTGCCCGGCGAACTCGCCTCCGCGGGTCCGACCGCGATGCTCGGCTATTTCGACAAACCAGCCGAGACCTCCGCAGCGCTGCGCGACGGATGGGTCTTCTCCGGCGATCTCGGGCTCGTCTCCGACGACGGCTACCTGCGTCTGACCGGACGGAGTAAGGAGGTCTACAAGAGCGGCGGCGAATTGGTCATGCCCAAGGAAGTAGAAGACGTCATCGTCCAGCACGACGAGATCACGCAGGCCTTCGCCTTCGGAGTACAGGACGACAGGTGGGGCGAGGTCGGCTGGGTCGTGGTGGTCACCACCCCGGGCTCGACTATCGACAGCGACGGCGTCATCGAGCACTGCAAAGCCAACCTCGCGCGATTCAAAGTGCCCAGGCGTGTGGTCTTCATGGACACCGACAACCTACCCAAGACCGCGACCGGCAAAGTCCAGAAGTTCAGGTTGTACGACGCAGTACAAGGAGCACTATGA
- a CDS encoding enoyl-CoA hydratase/isomerase family protein: MKLIEDALVLLEQDEQGIAHITLNRPEASNGMSLEFLQALHRAVMMCHAREDIRVVLLTAAGRNFCAGGDVHEFASRGEALPEYIREVGAWLQAVGTGLINLRAPVVTAVHGFAAGGGGLGLVCASDIVVASRSARFMSGAARVGMAPDAGTTTILTQLVGLRHTMRILLTNPTLGADEAASLGLISEIVEEEDLLSRARSVAAELAACAPLSMSAIKNLVWRGAAASIEGHMADEARVVAQLSGTHDSREGLAAVREKRAPTFVGR; this comes from the coding sequence ATGAAACTCATCGAAGACGCCCTCGTCCTTCTCGAACAAGACGAACAGGGAATCGCCCACATCACGCTCAACCGCCCCGAAGCCAGCAACGGAATGTCACTCGAATTCCTTCAGGCGCTACACCGCGCTGTCATGATGTGCCATGCCCGAGAGGACATCCGTGTCGTCCTCCTCACCGCAGCGGGCAGAAACTTCTGCGCGGGCGGCGACGTCCACGAGTTCGCCTCGCGCGGCGAAGCACTCCCGGAATACATCAGAGAGGTGGGTGCCTGGCTGCAAGCCGTGGGCACCGGCCTGATCAACCTTCGTGCGCCCGTCGTCACCGCCGTTCACGGCTTCGCCGCCGGAGGAGGCGGACTGGGCCTGGTGTGCGCCTCGGACATCGTCGTCGCATCACGCTCTGCCCGGTTCATGTCGGGCGCCGCCCGCGTGGGTATGGCACCCGATGCGGGCACAACGACGATTCTGACCCAGCTGGTCGGACTCCGCCATACGATGCGAATTCTGCTGACCAACCCCACTCTCGGAGCCGACGAAGCCGCGAGCCTCGGGTTGATCAGCGAAATCGTCGAGGAGGAAGATCTGCTCTCCCGGGCGCGTTCGGTTGCCGCCGAACTCGCCGCATGCGCGCCGTTGTCGATGTCCGCGATCAAGAATTTGGTCTGGCGCGGTGCCGCAGCGTCCATCGAAGGACACATGGCGGACGAGGCACGCGTGGTAGCGCAACTCTCCGGCACACACGATTCCCGCGAAGGACTGGCGGCGGTGCGCGAGAAGCGCGCTCCCACCTTCGTCGGACGCTGA
- a CDS encoding OB-fold domain-containing protein has translation MNELLGYATYVPAYRFAPGSIGNRIVASFDEDSTTMAVDAARLLTSPARSNPTQLLLCTSTPAYMDKTNATAVHAALGLDEQVPAADMVGTARSSVAAIRSALSQGGLVAMADVRVGKPGSGDERTGADLAAALLFGQGPGIAEILAVSSTTAEFLDRWREPNERNGSQWEERFGSDIYRSLVVDTAARALSDGGLEQADHVVVTSGSTVVRKAAMKWVRGRLDTTVAPVGFSGASDVGVALASVLDIARAGETVLVLSAVDGCDAILLRTTDLLPERRQQSPLTTQLRDGLPVDQVRYLGWRGLVDPELPRRPEPSRPAGPPSARGAGWKFSLDGSRCTVCQFMHLPPARVCRECGIVDAMATVKVSDKEATVATFTVDRLAYSPSPPLVGVIVDFDGGGRCALEVADTIPDELSIGDRVDLVFRRMYTAGGVHNYFWKARVIRPPAVTRPVPTVEETIR, from the coding sequence GTGAATGAGCTACTCGGCTACGCCACGTACGTGCCCGCATACCGGTTTGCGCCCGGCAGCATAGGCAATCGCATCGTAGCGAGCTTCGACGAGGACAGCACCACTATGGCAGTTGATGCTGCCCGATTACTGACATCGCCCGCGCGTAGTAACCCCACACAGCTCCTGCTGTGTACATCGACTCCGGCGTACATGGACAAGACCAACGCCACCGCCGTCCACGCCGCTCTCGGGCTCGACGAGCAGGTGCCTGCAGCAGACATGGTCGGAACGGCACGTTCGTCCGTCGCGGCGATTCGCAGCGCGCTCAGCCAGGGTGGTCTCGTCGCGATGGCCGACGTGCGCGTCGGAAAGCCGGGGTCCGGCGACGAACGCACGGGCGCAGACCTCGCCGCCGCCCTGCTCTTCGGCCAGGGCCCTGGTATTGCCGAGATCCTGGCGGTGAGCTCTACCACCGCGGAGTTCCTGGACCGATGGCGAGAACCCAACGAGCGCAATGGGTCTCAGTGGGAAGAGCGATTCGGTTCCGATATTTATCGCAGTCTCGTCGTGGACACCGCCGCCCGCGCGCTCAGTGACGGTGGGCTCGAGCAGGCCGATCATGTCGTCGTGACATCCGGCAGCACTGTCGTCCGCAAGGCCGCAATGAAGTGGGTCCGCGGAAGGCTCGATACAACGGTTGCACCTGTGGGATTCTCCGGGGCCAGTGACGTGGGCGTCGCCCTGGCGTCCGTACTCGACATCGCCAGAGCAGGGGAGACCGTCCTTGTTCTTTCCGCGGTGGACGGGTGCGACGCGATACTGCTCCGCACGACCGACTTGTTGCCCGAACGACGTCAACAGTCTCCGCTGACAACCCAGCTCCGCGACGGACTGCCGGTCGATCAGGTTCGTTACCTGGGGTGGCGCGGCCTCGTCGATCCCGAGCTTCCACGCAGGCCCGAGCCGAGCCGCCCCGCCGGACCACCGTCGGCGCGGGGTGCCGGTTGGAAGTTCTCCCTCGACGGAAGCCGTTGCACTGTTTGCCAATTCATGCATCTTCCGCCTGCACGGGTATGTCGAGAGTGCGGAATCGTCGACGCCATGGCCACCGTGAAGGTCTCAGATAAGGAGGCAACGGTCGCCACCTTCACCGTCGATCGGCTCGCCTACTCGCCGTCGCCCCCGCTCGTCGGGGTGATCGTCGATTTCGACGGTGGCGGCCGCTGTGCCCTGGAAGTGGCGGACACGATCCCGGATGAGCTGTCCATCGGAGACCGGGTCGATCTCGTGTTCCGACGGATGTATACCGCCGGCGGAGTGCACAACTACTTCTGGAAAGCGCGAGTGATCCGTCCACCGGCCGTCACCCGCCCAGTGCCGACAGTCGAGGAGACAATTCGATGA
- a CDS encoding acetyl-CoA acetyltransferase, with protein MSSNGIADKVAIVGMGCTSFGELWHKSTDDLIVDSVQECLDGLPIEKDEIDAYWLGTVGSGQSGLTLSRPLSIDYKPVTRVENFCATGSEAFRNACYAVASGAYDRVMAVGVEKLKDSGYSGLLRNDPPSDGTAPELSMTAPAAFSLLDPAYCVKHGVDPVDMRAAMTHVAYKNHLNGASNPKAQYRAEVSRETIEGAPKVAGRLGIFDCSGVSDGAASAMIVRAEDALRYTDTPIYVKALSLTSGPGRGAMDPSYDYASLPEVVRSAKDAYAQAGITDPRSELSLAEVHDCFTPTEIVLMEELGFSPEGQAWKEMLAGEFDAEGSLPINIDGGLKSFGHPVGASGLRMLYEAWLQLRGNAGSRQLSDPHRALTHNLGGRPGACVSFVAIVGNELD; from the coding sequence ATGAGCAGCAACGGTATTGCAGACAAAGTCGCTATCGTCGGGATGGGGTGCACCTCGTTCGGCGAGCTCTGGCACAAGTCGACCGACGACCTCATCGTCGACAGCGTCCAGGAATGCCTCGATGGGCTTCCGATCGAGAAGGACGAGATCGACGCCTACTGGCTCGGTACGGTCGGGTCGGGCCAGTCCGGCCTGACTTTGAGCAGACCCTTGTCGATCGATTACAAGCCGGTCACGCGTGTCGAAAATTTCTGTGCCACCGGTTCGGAAGCGTTCCGGAACGCATGCTACGCAGTGGCATCGGGCGCGTACGACCGTGTCATGGCAGTGGGAGTCGAAAAGCTCAAGGACTCCGGGTATTCGGGACTTCTCCGCAACGATCCACCGTCCGATGGAACAGCCCCGGAACTGTCGATGACAGCGCCCGCGGCATTCTCACTGCTGGATCCAGCGTACTGCGTCAAGCACGGGGTCGATCCGGTCGACATGCGTGCGGCAATGACCCACGTGGCGTACAAGAATCACCTGAACGGTGCATCGAACCCCAAAGCGCAGTACCGCGCGGAGGTATCCAGGGAGACCATCGAAGGGGCCCCGAAAGTAGCTGGTCGCCTGGGGATCTTCGATTGCTCCGGGGTATCCGACGGGGCAGCGTCCGCGATGATCGTCCGAGCCGAGGACGCTCTTCGCTATACCGATACCCCGATCTACGTCAAAGCTCTCTCGCTCACGTCCGGACCCGGCCGCGGCGCGATGGATCCGTCCTACGACTACGCCAGCCTGCCGGAGGTGGTGCGGTCCGCGAAAGATGCATATGCCCAGGCCGGGATCACCGATCCGCGCAGTGAACTCTCGCTCGCCGAAGTGCACGATTGCTTCACCCCGACCGAGATCGTGTTGATGGAAGAACTCGGATTCAGCCCCGAAGGCCAAGCATGGAAAGAGATGCTGGCCGGTGAATTCGACGCCGAGGGCAGCCTGCCGATCAACATCGACGGCGGACTCAAGTCGTTCGGACATCCAGTTGGGGCCAGCGGACTGCGCATGCTCTACGAGGCCTGGCTTCAATTGCGCGGCAACGCCGGATCGCGCCAACTCAGCGATCCGCACAGGGCGCTGACACACAACCTCGGCGGACGTCCGGGCGCATGTGTCTCGTTCGTGGCCATCGTGGGTAACGAACTCGACTGA
- a CDS encoding helix-turn-helix domain-containing protein, which translates to MRPRSTLSPSGCFLSREEREFIADGVRDGWTMAAIAACLDRAVSTIS; encoded by the coding sequence GTGCGTCCGCGTTCGACGCTGTCACCGAGCGGCTGTTTCCTGTCGAGGGAGGAGCGAGAGTTCATTGCCGACGGTGTCCGGGACGGCTGGACGATGGCTGCGATCGCCGCATGTCTGGACAGAGCGGTGTCGACGATCAGTTGA
- a CDS encoding TetR/AcrR family transcriptional regulator has translation MTKNAIGTPMGSEGVIVGHDSDTKAKKTRARILDAAAHVLSKKGYAGMRLTDVAEVADLQAPAIYYYFASRETLIEEVMWVGVAAMRQHVGDAVAAATADASAMDRILIAVEAHLRHELDISDYATASIRNAGQLPEGIRERPEAEATLYGDLWRTLIKDAARSDQIRADLDLHIAHMLVIGALNWAAEWWKPERGSIDKLVTMATSFVEAGLAPHPTLQPTPPPTTRQRRKR, from the coding sequence ATGACGAAGAACGCGATTGGTACACCGATGGGCTCCGAGGGTGTGATCGTTGGCCACGATTCGGATACCAAGGCCAAGAAGACCCGGGCGCGGATACTCGATGCCGCAGCCCACGTGTTGTCGAAAAAGGGCTATGCGGGCATGCGACTGACCGACGTCGCTGAGGTCGCCGACCTTCAGGCACCCGCGATCTACTACTACTTTGCATCGCGCGAAACCCTGATCGAAGAGGTCATGTGGGTCGGTGTCGCCGCGATGCGTCAACACGTCGGCGACGCGGTAGCCGCAGCCACCGCCGATGCCAGCGCAATGGACCGCATACTCATTGCCGTCGAAGCGCATCTGCGCCACGAACTCGACATCTCCGATTACGCGACGGCGTCCATCCGCAACGCCGGCCAGCTTCCTGAAGGCATACGTGAACGGCCCGAAGCAGAGGCAACGCTGTACGGCGATTTGTGGCGAACCTTGATCAAGGACGCCGCAAGGAGCGATCAAATTCGTGCGGACCTCGACCTGCATATCGCGCACATGTTGGTGATCGGCGCGCTCAACTGGGCTGCGGAGTGGTGGAAACCGGAACGGGGATCCATCGACAAACTAGTGACGATGGCGACATCGTTCGTAGAAGCAGGTTTGGCTCCGCACCCCACCCTGCAACCGACACCCCCGCCAACTACTCGACAGCGGAGGAAGCGCTGA